The Amycolatopsis coloradensis sequence TCCCGTTCGTCCGCACGAAATGGGAACTGGAGGCCTGTCTCGAGCTGATCGACGCGAGCCCGCTCGGACGGCAACGAGGCCTGCATCGCTGGATCATGGCGGAGGTCCCGTCCGTGGTGCACTGGCTTCCCGAGTACGCCGGGATGGGCATCGACGGTGTGTCCATCGGCAGCAACGACCTCACCCAGCTGGTTCTCGGGGTGGACCGGGACTCGGCGGTCTGCGCGGAACTGTTCGACGAAGCCGACCCCGCCGTGCTCGACACCATCGGACGTATCGTCGGCACCGCGCGAGACGCCGGAATCACGTCCTCGCTGTGCGGGCAGGCACCTTCGGCGAAGCCCGGCTTCGCGGAGCATCTCGTGCGGTTCGGGATCACGTCGATCTCCGTCAACCCCGACGCGGTCGACGCGTCCCGGAGCGCGATCGCGGCCGCGGAACGCCGGGTCCTGCTGGACGCCGCCCGATGAACGCGATCGAGATCCGCGGCCTGCGGAAGAGCTTCGGCCGCACCAAGGCGCTGGACGGACTGGACCTGACCGTGCGGACCGGCGAAGTCCACGGATTCCTTGGTCCTAACGGTGCGGGCAAGACGACCACCCTGCGCCTTCTCTTGGGACTGCTGCGTGCCGACGGCGGGGAGATGCGAGTGCTGGGCGCGGATCCCTGGCGTGACGCCGTGTCGCTCCATCGGCGCCTCGCCTACGTGCCCGGCGAGGTGGCCCTCTGGCCGACCCTCACCGGCGGTGAGGTGATCGACCTGCTCGGCAGGCTCCGCGGCGGAATCGACCCACGTCTTCGCGATCGCTATCTGGACCTGTTCGACCTCGATCCGACCCGCAAGGGGCGCACCTACTCCAAGGGGAATCGCCAGAAGGTGGCCGTCGTGGCGGCGTTGGCCTCAGACGCCGAACTACTCCTTCTCGACGAACCGACGGCCGGTCTCGATCCACTGATGGAGGACGCTTTCCGCGACTGCATCCGGGAGGAACGCGACCGCGGCCGGACCGTGCTGTTGTCCAGCCACATCCTCGCCGAGGCCGAGGCGTTGTCCGACCGGGTCAGCATCATCCGGGGCGGGCGCGTGGTCGACACTGGGAGCCTCGGCGAGCTCCGGCACCTGACGCGCACGTCGCTCACCGTGCGGCTGGCCGGGCCGCCGGACGGGCTCGCGGCCTTGCCGGGCGTCCACGACTTCGGCCACGACCGGGACACCTTCCGGATGACCGTCGACAACTCCGAGCTCAATGTGGTCCTAGCCGCGCTCAGCCGCCTCGGAGTCCTGGAACTGACGAGTCAGGCTCCGACCCTCGAGGAACTCTTCCTGCGCCACTATCGCGCGCCGGTCCTGGAGTCCCGATGAGCACAATGACCGGTACCGGCGTCTTGTTCCGCCTCGCCCTGCGCCGCGAGCGGCTGCGAGTTCCTTTGTGGACACTCGCCTGCGCGGCGACCACCGCCGGAGCGGCCGCCGCCACCGCGGACCTCTATCCGTCGCAACGGGAACTGACCGTCTTGGCCGAGGCGGTCAACGCGGTACCGGCGCTGGTCGCCTTCTACGGCCGCATCTACGACCCCACGTCGCTCGGTGCCGCCTCGGTGCTCAAGCTGACCGGTTTCGGTGCCGCACTGGTCGCGTTGCTGCTCATCACCACGGTGGTCCGCCACACCAGGGCGGAGGAGGAGTCCGGCAGGCTCGATCTGCTCGGCTCCGGCGTGCTCGGCAGGCACGCGGCGCTCGCCGCGGCGCTCGCGGTCGCCGCCGTCACCGGACTGGCCGTCGGGATCCTGACCGCCGGTGGACTGGCCGTCGCGGGGCTGCCCTTGGCGGGCTCGGTGGCGTTGGGCGCCGGCTGGATGACGACGGGGTGGGCCTTCGGAGCGATCGCGGCGGTCACCGCGCAGTTATGCAGGTCCGCGCGGCTGGCGACCGGTATCGCCGGTTCGATCCTCGGGCTCGCCTATCTTCTGCGTGCCATCGGGGACTCCGGCCCGGAATGGCTGTCCTGGCTGTCCCCGATCGGCTGGGCGCAGCAGATCCGGCCGTTCGCCGGGGAACGCTGGTGGGTCATGGCACTTCCCCTCGCGTTCGCCGCCGTGCTGGTGCTGATCGCGGTCAGGCTGAGCGATCGCCGTGATCTCGGGGCGGGCCTGCTGGCCGACCGCGTCGGCCCCGCCCACGCCGGTCGTGGCCTGCGGAGCATCGGTGGTCTGCTCTGGCGGCTCAACCGGGCAGGTCTGCTCGCCTGGACGGCGGTCTACCTGGTGTTGGGCCTCGTCATCGGCAATCTGGCCAACGGTATCGGCAGGTTCGTCGACAATCCCAGGGCCGAGCAACTCATTCTCGCGTTGGGTGGGGAGAAGGCCCTTTCGGACGCGTTCTTCGCTCTGGAACTGGGTATCGCCGGAGTCGTCGTCTCGGTGTACGCGATGTCCGCGCTCACCCACTTGCACACCGAGGAAGAGGCGCTCCGGGTCGAGCCGCTCCTTACCGCGTCGGTCTCGCGAACCCGGTTGCTGACCGGCTACCTGGTTGTCGCGATCGCCGGAAGCGTGGTCCCGATGGCCGCGGCGGGCCTGGGCGCGGGACTCGCCAGCGGCCTGCAGACCGGGTACCCCGGCGCCGAGATCGGCAGGCTGACAGCGGCCGCGCTGGTGCAGCTGCCCGCGGTGTGGGTGCTGGCCGGGCTGGCCTGCGCCTTGTTCGGACTGTTCCCGCGCAAGCTCGGCCTGATCTGGGTGGTGCTCGTGGCGATCGTCGTCGTCGGCGAGTTCGGCGTGCTCTTCGGCGTCCCTCAAGTGGTCCTGAACCTCTCGCCGTTCACCCACCTGCCGAACCTGCCGGGTTCGACGGAGGGCATGGCGTCCATTCCCTGGCTCGTCCTGGTCGCCTGCGCGTTGCTCGCGGCCGGTGTGACGGGCTTCAGACGCCGGGACATCGCGGCTTGACACTTTCGGAAAGGAGAGCGAGATGAGCAAACGTCGTCGAGTGCGCGAGGTGATGCGCGGCCAGGTGCTCACCGTGCGGCCGGAGACCCCGTTCAAGGCGATCACCGTCCTGCTCGCGTCGTGGGAAGTGAGCGGTGCGCCCGTGGTGGACGACGAAGGCAGGGTGGTCGGCGTCGTCTCCCAGCGTGATCTGCTGGAACGGGAGATCCAGCACCGGCTGCTGCGGTTCCGGCCCCGATTACGGCGCAAGGTGGAGGGAAGCCGGGCCGACGAGTTGATGACCCGGCCCGCGATCACCGTGGCACAGGACGCCGGGGTGGACGAAGCGATCCGGCTGATGGAGAACCATCGGGTGCATCGTCTGCCGGTCCTCGACGACGACGCGAAACTGGTGGGCATCGTCGGGAGATCAGACCTTCTGCGCGGCTTTCTGCGATCCGACCCGGAAGTGCGCGAGGAGGTCCGCACCGAGGTCGTCGAACGGGCGATGTCGATCGATCCGGACACGCTGTCGATCTCCGTGCACAACGGTGTCGTCACGGTGCGCGGTCAGGTCGAACGTACGGGCATGATCCCGGTGATCGTGGCGTTGATCCGGCGGCTCGACGGCGTGGTGGACGTCCGCGAACACCTCACCGCGGAGATGGACGACAGCCACTTGCCGATCGAGGAACCGGTTGGTACAGGTGTCATCGAGGCGTTGAAGCGTCGTTCGTGACCGAACGCGGCCCGCTTCCGTCCGTTAGTGGCGTTTCCGGTCTATGGAGGGGCGAGGCAAACGTGACGTGGTGCATGGACGTCGGATCGCGCCGCTGCGGTCCGACGTCCCCAATGCGGCATTGGTGACACTGAGCGTCTCCAATGCCACATTGGGGACCTGCCCGGCTCTGGATTCCCGCTCACGCCCCCGTCAGCGTTTCAGCCGCGGAAGAGGGCGACTTTGAGTGCGTCGCTTTCTTGGGGCCGGGCGAAGACGTCGTAGGCCTCGTCCATCTCGTCGAGCCCGAACCGGTGGGTGATGAACCGGGTCGTGTCGAGCCTGCCCGCGGCGAGCATCCGCAGCAGCATCGAGGTGCTCGACGTGTCGACCAGGCCCGTGGTGATGGTGATGTCGCGGATCCAGAGATCCTCCAAGTGCACCGTGGCGGGCGCGCCGTGGACACCGACGTTCGCGACATGTCCGCCGGGCCGGACCAGTTTCGTGCACAGTTCGAAGGTTTCCGGAACGCCGACCGCTTCGATCGCGACGTCCGTGCCGAGTCCGCCGGTGAGCTCGGCGATGACCGCTGCCGGGTTCTCACCGGGCTGGAGGAGCACGTCCGCGCCGAAGGTCTTCGCGGCGGCGAGCCTGCTGGGTTCCTTGTCGATCACCACGATGGAACTCGGCCCGAACAGCTGCGCGGTGGTGATCGCGGCGAGCCCGATCGGTCCCGCCCCGACGATCGCGACGCAGTCACCGGGCTGGACCCGTCCGTTGCGGGCGCCGACCTCGTAGGAGGTCGGCATGATGTCGGCCAGCATCAGCGCGGCCTCGTCCGCGACACCGTTCGGCAGCACGTAGGTCGAGGTCTCGGCGAACGGAACGCGCACGAACTCCGCCTGCACGCCGTCGATCCGGTGACCCAGGATCCAGCCGCCACCGCCGAGGCACTGCCCGTAGACGGCTTTCCGGCAGTATTCGCAGCGTCCGCACGCGGTGATACAGGAGATCAGCACCCGATCGCCCGGCTTCAAGGTCGTCACCGCCTTGCCGACCTCCATGATCGTGCCGACGGCTTCGTGGCCCAGGATCGTGCCAGGTGCCACGGCAGGCACGTCACCTTTGAGGATGTGCAGATCGGTGCCGCAGATGGTGACCGCGTCGACGCGGACGATCGCATCGGTCGCCGCGGCGAGCTCCGGCTGAGGCCGGTCGGTCCAAGCCCGCCGCCCCGGTCCGTCGTAAACGAGTGCCTTCATGCCTTCTCCTTGTTCGTGGAAGGGTTTGCCGGTTCGAGCGTGTCGCCATGCGGCCGCGCGACACAGAGCCCAAAGCCCCTGCGGGCCGCGACGTACGGCCGCATCACCACCGCGACGGGGTGCCTAGCGTCGACGGAGTCGGTCTCCGAAACCGGTCGGCTGAAGGAGTGCTCCATGACGACATTCGGTTCCCGGCCGGTCGTCGCGGCGGTGAACGGTTCGGCTCACTCCATGGCGGCCGCGTTGTGGGCGGCAAAAGAAGCGTTGCTGTGCAAGACGGAGCTGCTGCTTCTGATGGCCTACGGTGTCGATGGCGGTCCCTTCGGGAATCGGTCGTTTCCGCCTGACACCTGGTTGAAAGCGAAGGAGGCCATCACCGGCGAAGTGCTGCACGAGTTCCGCGAGGCCTGCGAATCGGCGGTTCCCGAGGTAAAAGTGACCACCGTGGCAGTCGATACGGGCCCGGTCGCCGCGTTGACCGAAATCTCGGCCACGGCGCGGCTTCTGGCGATCGGCGCTCCCACCGGAGAGATCGCCGGCCTGTTCGCCGGAGTGTCCGCGGCCCGCCTGTCGTCGGGCGCCGTCTGCCCGGTCGTGGTCGTCCGGGGACCGGGTGACGACGGGCCGGTCGTGGTCGGGGTGGACGGCAGTCCGTTGAGTGAGGAAGCACTCGCCTGGGCCTTCGCGGAAGCTTCCAACCGGGAGGCTCCCTTGGTCGCCTTGCATGCGTGGCACGACGGCGATGTCGCGGGACTCTTCACCGGTGAAGGTGCTCTGCCTTTCCCCGGAGAATCGGTACGTGAGACCGAAAACCGCGTTCTGGGGCAGCGGCTCGCGGGTTGGCGCAAGAAATACCCGCAGGTACCTGTCGACCAAGTCGTCGTCAGGGACAAGCCGCGGCACCGCCTGCTCGAGCTGAGCGAGAAAGCTCGACTGGTGGTCGTGGGCACTCGTGGCCGAGGCGGTTTCGCCGCTCTGGCGGTCGGGTCGACGAGCCATGCCCTGATCCATCACGCGAAGTGTCCGGTCATGGTCGTCCGAGAGACGGGAAGGCCGCCCCGATGACTCAGGACGCGGCCCACGCGCCGGTCGGCTCGCGCTCACTCGTTCCGTAACGGGAGGACGACGTCGGTGACGTAGTCGGCGGGGTCCGGCGTGCTGTCCGGGCCGCGGAGGTACAGCTCCCGTGGTGCGCCAGCGGGTTGACGGCCGTTTTCGCGAACCCATTCGTACACGGCTTCATACGCCGCACCGATCTCGTCGTAAGGCCCGTGATGCGAGGTGCGGGCGGCAGGCCCGCCGGCAAGGGTGACGACGTCGATATCGTGCTGCGGCGGGAGGCCGCCGGCGATGGGCAGATAGAGGTCGAGATCGAGTTCTTCGCCAGGCTGGAAATCGCCCGGATAGGCCGCTTGAGGAGGGCCGTTCGGAGCGGCGCCTGCTTCGGAGACGAAGGTGTACAACGCGTCGAGTCCCATCCCCACGCACTCGCCGATGTCAGCCGTCGTGGTGTGGCGTCGCAGATGTGCGGTGTCGATGGAGTCGAGTTCGGTGAGTTCCACTGCATAGGTCATGACACGAGCATCAGCTGCCGGGCCACCGTGGCAGAGACCCCAAGGTCCCGTCCCACGGCGTCCTAGGTCCCTGGTGGCGTGCCGGTCGATCGGCGTACCGATTAGAGCACCGACTTTTGGAAAGGACGATCGATGCGGACGAAGGAAACCATGACGACGCCCGAGGTGCGGGTGGCGGTACGCGGCGATATCGAATCGGATTCCGCGGACCGCGCGGCCGCCAAGGTATCGCGTCTGGTGAGGCTCGCCCACCGGCCGGTACTGGCCGCGTCGGTGCGACTCACCAAGTACGGGGACCCCGCACGAGAGCAGTCGGTGACCGCGCAGGCGGTCCTGGACGTGAACGGCAGGCCGGTACGCGCGCAGGCGGCGGCGCCGTCGGTGGACGAGGCGATCGATCGGATGGACGCGAAACTCCGGCGGCAACTGGAGAAGAGTGCCCTGCACTGGGAAGCCCGGCGAGGAGGGCGTCCTGTTCCGGATCCCGGCGAATGGCGCCACGAGTCGGTTCCCGCTGTGCGGGAGCCCTGGTTCCCGAGGCCGGAGAAGGAACGAGAGATCGTGCGGCACAAGTCCTACTCGATGGCCCGGTCGACGGTCGACGAGGCGTTCGTCGACATGCACCTCCTCGACTATGACTTCCATCTGTTCACCGAGGCCGGTACCGGGCAGGACAGTGTGCTCTACCACGCCGGGCCGACCATGCACCGGCTCGCTCAGACCGTCCCGCCGGGCTCGCACGGCCTGAGTCCCTTCAAACTCCCCCTCACGATCAGCGAGCGTCCCGCACCGGTGCTGTCCACAAAGGAGGCTGTGGAGCGGCTCGGCCTGACGGGCTTGCCGTTCCTTTTCTACCTCGACGGCGAACGGGGCCGGGGCAGCGTCCTGTACCACCGCTACGACGGTCACTACGGCCTGATCACCCCGGCGGTCTAGATGAATCGCCCCCTGACCGAGGCACCGCGCGTCGGCCATGCCGAGGTGCTGGCGGTGGCCGGGCTGACCAAGCGCTTCGGTGACCGGGTCGCTGTCGACGATGTCGCGTTCTCGATCGGAGCGGGCGAGACCTATGGCTTGTTGGGACCCAATGGCGCGGGGAAGACGACGATCATCCGGCTGGTGTGCGGCCTGCTGCGCGCGGACGCCGGCAGCATCGCGATCGCGGGAGCCGTCGACGGTGGGGCCGTGGTATCCCGGGAACGGATCGGCTATGTCCCTCAGGATGTCGCGCTGTATCCGGATCTCACCGCACGGGAGAATCTGCGGTTCTTCGCCCGGTTGTACCGGCTACGCGGGAAAACGCTGGATCGGCGGGTCGACGAAGTGCTGGAGTTGATCGGCCTCACCGACCGCGCCGGCGACCGGGTCGAGTCCTTCTCCGGCGGGATGCGCCGCCGGCTCAACATCGGAGCCGGCTTGATGCACCGGCCGACGCTGCTGATCCTCGACGAGCCGACGGTCGGGGTCGATCCGCAGAGCAGACACGCGATCATGGAGAACGTGCGGTCGCTCGGCACGAGCGGGATGGCCGTCCTGTACACCACGCACTACATGGAAGAGGCCGAACGCCTGTGCGACCGGGTCGGCATCATCGACCGCGGCCGCCTGATCGCCGAAGGCACCCGCCGCGAGCTGATCGACCGGCTCGGCGAGCATGACCGCATCACGCTTTCCACCGACGGGGATCCGGCCCGGCTGGTGAACCGGATCGGCTCTGTCGCGGGCATCGAGAAAGTCGATTCCGCGGGCGACGAAGTCCACCTGATCGTGCGCGAGGGCCGTCGCATGCTGCCCGCGGTTCTCGACGCGGCCGAGAGGTCCGAAGTCGGAGTGCGCTCGGTCGAAGTGACCGAGCCCGACCTCGAGGCGGTCTTCCTCCACCTCACCGGCACCGCACTTCGAGACTGAGGGAGCCAAGATGCATGCGGCGTTCGTCGTGGCGGCCAAGGACCTGCGCCAGCGGCTGCGGGACCGATCGGCGTGGGTACTCGGGTTCGTCGCGCCGGTGGCCGTGGCCTTGCTGATGAGCTTCGCCTTCCAGGGAGGGGAGCACTTCCACACCAAGGTGGCCGTTGTCGATGAGGACGGCGGGGCGTTGGCGATGGCGTTCACGGCGTTTCTCGCCGGACCACAGCTGGACTCCGTACTCGACGTGGTCCCCGTGACGAGTGAAGCCGAAGCCCGCGCCTTAGTCGACGAGGGCGAGCTCGGTGCGGTCTTCTTGGTGCCTGAGGGCTTCACCGCCGCCGCACACGATGGGACAGCTGAGCCGATGACCGTGCTTTCCGGAGTCGATTCGCCGCTCGCCGGAACGGTCGCCCGATCCATCGGCGAGTCCTTCGTGGCTCAGCTGAACGCGGACCGCCTCTCGATGGCGACGGCGCTGGCCGCCGGAGCCGGACCCGTGGATCCATCGGAGACCGCCGGGTTGCGGCTCCCCGAACAGGTCGTGCCCAAGGCGGCCGGAACCGAGCAGCTCACCGCGGCCGGGTACTACGGTCCCGCGATGGGGATCTTCTTCATGTTCTTCGCGATCGGTTTCGGTGCGCGCGGATACTTCGAGGAGCGTGAGAACGGCACCCTCGACCGGATCGCCGTCGCCCCGGTGGACGCCGGTGCGTTGCTCCTCGGGAAGGCGCTGGCCACCTTCGTCTACGGCGTCGCGAGCCTGTCGTCGGTCGCGCTGGTCACCGGTCTGGTCCTCGGCCAGGGATGGGGCCCGCCACTCGCCGTGGGCATGGTGATCGTCGCGCTGGCACTGACGCTGGTCTGCCTGACCGCCTTCGTGATCGCCGTGGCAGGCAACGACCGGCAGGCCGATGGCATCGCCTCACTCGTGATCTTCGGGCTGGTCCTGCTCGGCGGCAACTTCATCCTTCTCGGCGGTGCGCCGGAGATCATGCGGAAGCTCGCCTTGCTGACGCCGAACGGGTGGGCGTTGCGGGCCTTCACGGATCTCGCCGGGGGAGCGGGCTGGATCAGCGTCGTGCAGCCGGTCTTGGCGATCTTGTTGTTCTGCGTGGTGATCTCGGCCATCACGGTGCCGATCTACCGGAGGAGATTCAGATGAACGTGGTGACCATCGCGTTGGTGTCACTCCGGAGACTGGCGCGAGACCGGATCGCGTTGTTCTTCCTCGTGCTGCTGCCGGTCGTCGTGATCCTGGTGATCGGCGCGGTGATGCGCGGTCAGAACGGGTTCAGGGTCGCTGTCGTGGCGGCGGAAGGGCGTTTCGCCGGCGAGCTGACCCAGAGTCTCGCCGCCGCGGGAACGCTGGTCACCAGTCCGTTCACCGATGAGTCGGCGGCGAAGGACGCCTTGCGGCGCAACGAAGTCGACGCGGTACTGCTCATCCCCGCCGGGATGGACCGGACCTTGACGGCCGGGGCGCCGGTCGAGCTCCCGTTACTCACCACCGCCGCTTCGGGCGCCGGGCAGGGGG is a genomic window containing:
- a CDS encoding ABC transporter ATP-binding protein, whose protein sequence is MNAIEIRGLRKSFGRTKALDGLDLTVRTGEVHGFLGPNGAGKTTTLRLLLGLLRADGGEMRVLGADPWRDAVSLHRRLAYVPGEVALWPTLTGGEVIDLLGRLRGGIDPRLRDRYLDLFDLDPTRKGRTYSKGNRQKVAVVAALASDAELLLLDEPTAGLDPLMEDAFRDCIREERDRGRTVLLSSHILAEAEALSDRVSIIRGGRVVDTGSLGELRHLTRTSLTVRLAGPPDGLAALPGVHDFGHDRDTFRMTVDNSELNVVLAALSRLGVLELTSQAPTLEELFLRHYRAPVLESR
- a CDS encoding ABC transporter permease, with product MSTMTGTGVLFRLALRRERLRVPLWTLACAATTAGAAAATADLYPSQRELTVLAEAVNAVPALVAFYGRIYDPTSLGAASVLKLTGFGAALVALLLITTVVRHTRAEEESGRLDLLGSGVLGRHAALAAALAVAAVTGLAVGILTAGGLAVAGLPLAGSVALGAGWMTTGWAFGAIAAVTAQLCRSARLATGIAGSILGLAYLLRAIGDSGPEWLSWLSPIGWAQQIRPFAGERWWVMALPLAFAAVLVLIAVRLSDRRDLGAGLLADRVGPAHAGRGLRSIGGLLWRLNRAGLLAWTAVYLVLGLVIGNLANGIGRFVDNPRAEQLILALGGEKALSDAFFALELGIAGVVVSVYAMSALTHLHTEEEALRVEPLLTASVSRTRLLTGYLVVAIAGSVVPMAAAGLGAGLASGLQTGYPGAEIGRLTAAALVQLPAVWVLAGLACALFGLFPRKLGLIWVVLVAIVVVGEFGVLFGVPQVVLNLSPFTHLPNLPGSTEGMASIPWLVLVACALLAAGVTGFRRRDIAA
- a CDS encoding CBS domain-containing protein, whose translation is MSKRRRVREVMRGQVLTVRPETPFKAITVLLASWEVSGAPVVDDEGRVVGVVSQRDLLEREIQHRLLRFRPRLRRKVEGSRADELMTRPAITVAQDAGVDEAIRLMENHRVHRLPVLDDDAKLVGIVGRSDLLRGFLRSDPEVREEVRTEVVERAMSIDPDTLSISVHNGVVTVRGQVERTGMIPVIVALIRRLDGVVDVREHLTAEMDDSHLPIEEPVGTGVIEALKRRS
- a CDS encoding zinc-dependent alcohol dehydrogenase family protein, with the translated sequence MKALVYDGPGRRAWTDRPQPELAAATDAIVRVDAVTICGTDLHILKGDVPAVAPGTILGHEAVGTIMEVGKAVTTLKPGDRVLISCITACGRCEYCRKAVYGQCLGGGGWILGHRIDGVQAEFVRVPFAETSTYVLPNGVADEAALMLADIMPTSYEVGARNGRVQPGDCVAIVGAGPIGLAAITTAQLFGPSSIVVIDKEPSRLAAAKTFGADVLLQPGENPAAVIAELTGGLGTDVAIEAVGVPETFELCTKLVRPGGHVANVGVHGAPATVHLEDLWIRDITITTGLVDTSSTSMLLRMLAAGRLDTTRFITHRFGLDEMDEAYDVFARPQESDALKVALFRG
- a CDS encoding universal stress protein, whose translation is MAAALWAAKEALLCKTELLLLMAYGVDGGPFGNRSFPPDTWLKAKEAITGEVLHEFREACESAVPEVKVTTVAVDTGPVAALTEISATARLLAIGAPTGEIAGLFAGVSAARLSSGAVCPVVVVRGPGDDGPVVVGVDGSPLSEEALAWAFAEASNREAPLVALHAWHDGDVAGLFTGEGALPFPGESVRETENRVLGQRLAGWRKKYPQVPVDQVVVRDKPRHRLLELSEKARLVVVGTRGRGGFAALAVGSTSHALIHHAKCPVMVVRETGRPPR
- a CDS encoding GyrI-like domain-containing protein, with protein sequence MTYAVELTELDSIDTAHLRRHTTTADIGECVGMGLDALYTFVSEAGAAPNGPPQAAYPGDFQPGEELDLDLYLPIAGGLPPQHDIDVVTLAGGPAARTSHHGPYDEIGAAYEAVYEWVRENGRQPAGAPRELYLRGPDSTPDPADYVTDVVLPLRNE
- a CDS encoding HPF/RaiA family ribosome-associated protein; this encodes MRTKETMTTPEVRVAVRGDIESDSADRAAAKVSRLVRLAHRPVLAASVRLTKYGDPAREQSVTAQAVLDVNGRPVRAQAAAPSVDEAIDRMDAKLRRQLEKSALHWEARRGGRPVPDPGEWRHESVPAVREPWFPRPEKEREIVRHKSYSMARSTVDEAFVDMHLLDYDFHLFTEAGTGQDSVLYHAGPTMHRLAQTVPPGSHGLSPFKLPLTISERPAPVLSTKEAVERLGLTGLPFLFYLDGERGRGSVLYHRYDGHYGLITPAV
- a CDS encoding ABC transporter ATP-binding protein translates to MNRPLTEAPRVGHAEVLAVAGLTKRFGDRVAVDDVAFSIGAGETYGLLGPNGAGKTTIIRLVCGLLRADAGSIAIAGAVDGGAVVSRERIGYVPQDVALYPDLTARENLRFFARLYRLRGKTLDRRVDEVLELIGLTDRAGDRVESFSGGMRRRLNIGAGLMHRPTLLILDEPTVGVDPQSRHAIMENVRSLGTSGMAVLYTTHYMEEAERLCDRVGIIDRGRLIAEGTRRELIDRLGEHDRITLSTDGDPARLVNRIGSVAGIEKVDSAGDEVHLIVREGRRMLPAVLDAAERSEVGVRSVEVTEPDLEAVFLHLTGTALRD
- a CDS encoding ABC transporter permease, whose translation is MHAAFVVAAKDLRQRLRDRSAWVLGFVAPVAVALLMSFAFQGGEHFHTKVAVVDEDGGALAMAFTAFLAGPQLDSVLDVVPVTSEAEARALVDEGELGAVFLVPEGFTAAAHDGTAEPMTVLSGVDSPLAGTVARSIGESFVAQLNADRLSMATALAAGAGPVDPSETAGLRLPEQVVPKAAGTEQLTAAGYYGPAMGIFFMFFAIGFGARGYFEERENGTLDRIAVAPVDAGALLLGKALATFVYGVASLSSVALVTGLVLGQGWGPPLAVGMVIVALALTLVCLTAFVIAVAGNDRQADGIASLVIFGLVLLGGNFILLGGAPEIMRKLALLTPNGWALRAFTDLAGGAGWISVVQPVLAILLFCVVISAITVPIYRRRFR